The genomic DNA ccagTGGACCACCCCATCCTGGTTATTCTATCCATCCCCATCACCATCTCCATTCCCATGGGACCACCCCAGCATGGTCACACCACCCACCCCCACCCTCCTCTCCATTCCCAGCCCCCTgaccccctccctgtcccccaggtTATACCAGATTCCCTTTGGGATGCCCAACTGTGAGGATGAATCAGAAGCCCGCACCCTGTACCTCGTGGGCGATTTCTCCGCTCCTGCCGAGTTTTTCGTGACCCTGGGGGTCTTCTCCTTCCTCTACTCCATGGCTGCTCTGGTGCTCTACCTCCGCTTCCATTCCCTGTACACGGAGAACACGAAGCTCCCGTTCACAGTAAGGCAGGCTCACCCCGGGGCACGCGAGCCCAGCGCCGTGCCAGGGTGCCAGCTGATGCCAGGCTCTCATCCTGGCAGGATTTCTGTGTCACCGTCTGCTTTGCCTTCTTCTGgctggtggcggcggcggcgtggGGCAAGGGGCTGAGCGACGTGAAGGCGGCCACGCGCCCCTCGGCCCTCATCGCTGCCATGGCCGTGTGCCAGGCCGACGGCGTGCTCTGCAACGCTGGCACCACGCCCGCCATGGGGCTGGCCAACATCTCGGTGGTGAGGGCACGGGGGCACGCACAGGGGCATAGACGTGGGCACACGTGGGCACACACACGGGCACGCACATAGGCTTACACATGGGCACAGAGGGGCACATAaaggcacacacaggcacacacaggagCGCACACATGGGCACACACACGTGGGCACATAGAGAGACAAGCACATAGGCACACACATGGGCACATACAGGCATACAGGGGCACACACATGGGCACACACAcgggcacacacaggcacacacacatggacacacacgggcacacacacagaggcatatACACGGGCATATACAGGGGCACACGTACacatgggcacacacacacacaggaaggCACAGGGGCACACACGTGGGCACGCAGGTGTACATACACGTTTGGCCACACCTGTGCCAGATTCCTGAGCTCAGCCAGGAGAGGGCAGCATGGAAATGTGGGTGAAAACATTCCACAGCCACCTGCCTTGGTACCACGGGATGGGGGATCAACACTGTATCCCCCCCACTGCGAtcctggcactgggaatgggcatCCTGCACTGGGAtcctggcactgggaatgggcactctgcactgggaatgggcacctTGTACTGGGAtcctggcactgggaatgggcatCCTGCACTGGGAtcctggcactgggaatgggcacccTGCACTAGGAATGGGCACCTTGTACTGGGAtcctggcactgggaatgggcactctgcactgggaatgggcacctTGTACTGGGAtcctggcactgggaatgggcacccTGCAGTGGGAtcctggcactgggaatgggcacccTGCACTAGGAATGGGCACCTTGTACTGGGAtcctggcactgggaatggggcaCTGGCACTGGGATCCTGGCCCTGGAAATGGGCACCctgcactgggaatgggcacccTGCACTGGGAAACTGGCAGTGGGATTGGGGCACCTTGTACTGGGATCCTGGCCCTGGAAATGGGCACCCTGCTCTGGGAATGGGCACCctgcactgggaatgggcacccTGCACTGGGAtcctggcactgggaatgggcacccTGCACTGGGAATGGGCATCTTGTACTGGGATCCTGGCAGTGGGATTGGGGCACCTTGTACTGGGATCCTGGCACTGCAAATGGGCACACAGCCATCAGGGAGTGCCAGGATGGGGTGTGGGGTGGTGATGCATTCCCTGGCAGTGTTTGGGATGTGTGGGGTGTGTGATGTGCATGGGGGCATGGGGCATATGAGGTGCTTGAGGTATAAGGGGCTCATGGGGTGAAGTGGGGTGCATGGGGTGCATCTGGCATTGGGGTTACACGGTGCACATGGGGTGCATGAAGCATATGGGGCATATAGGGCCCATGGGGTGCACAGGTTGCATGGCACATGTGGGGCACATGGGGTGCACAAGGTGCCTGGGGTGCATGGGTGGGGAGTATGGGGTGTGTGGGGCACAGGGCGTGGGTTACACATGGGGCGTGTGGGATGTCTGGAGTGCAGTGGGGTGCGTGGGATGTACGGGAATTATGGCAGGTATGGGGTGTGTGGGGCACACACCATGCATGCAGTGTATGGAATTTATGGGAAGTGTAGGGTGTGTGGGGTGTATGGAATGTATGGGAAGTTTGGCGTGCATGGGGTGTATAGGGCACACACTACATACAGGCTGCATGCAGTGTATGGAATGTATGGAAAGTTTGGGGTGTATGGGGTGCAGAGGGCACACACGATGCACAGGGTACACAGGGTGTATGGAATGTATGAGAAGTTTGGGGTGTATGGGGTGCAAAGGGCACACACGATGCACGGGGTTCATGGGGTGCACAGGGCACATACGATGCACAGGGTACACAGGATGTATGGAAAGTTTGGGGTGCATGGGGTGCAGAGGGCACACACGATGCACGGGGTTCACGGGGCGCTCGGAGCTCATGGGGCGCACAGGGTGTGTGTGGGGTGCTATGCTCCCCCAAGGCCGCCCTGTGGGACCCTCTCCCTTTTTCTCTgccctctcccctttcctctcctgCAGCTCTTCGGGTTCCTCAACTTCCTGCTGTGGGCCGGGAACTGCTGGTTCGTGCTGCGGGAGACGCCGTGGCTGCGGCCGCCCGCGCCCCGCGACAGCGCGGCCGAGCAGGGCGCCATCGACAAGCAGTGACCGGGGGGACCCAGCCCGGGGGGACCCAGCCCGGGGGGACCCAGCCCGGGGGGACCCTGCCCGGCCCCCGGGACCTCGCGCCGGCCGCCAGCCCGAGGACCGGGTGTCGCTGTCCCCGGGCTTGGAGCTGCAGGGGGACacggggtcccgggggtcccgctcGGTGTCGGGGGCTCCGCTCCCCGGGGTCCGTGTCTGTGTGGGGCGCATAAAGTCCTGGCTACCAGCTGTGCACTGGGGCTCCTGTGTCTGCCTCGGTGTGGAGCTGAGCGCACCCCCGGCTGGGGCACCACCCCCGGTCCGTGCAGGGATAAACCCATCCCATCTCTGGTATGGGGTGAGCTGTGGGTCCCAGACCAATATTGGGCTGATAGAGGGTCCCAGACAGGTCACAGAGGACCCCAGACCAGTAAAAGGATAATCAGGAAATCCAGTCTGGTATTGGGATAATATTGGGAGCACCAGTCCAGTATAGGGACAATCAGGAACCCCAGTCCAGTGTTGGGATAATATCGGGAGCACCAGTCCTGTATAGGAATAATCAGGAACCCTAGTCCAGTAAAAGGATAATCAGAAAGCCCAGTCCAGTATTGGGATAATATTGGGAACACCAGTCCAGTATAGGGACAATCAGGAACCCCAGTCCAGTGTTGGGATAATATCGGGAGCACCAGTCCTGTATAGGGACAATCAGGAACCCTAGTCCAGTATTGGGATAATATTTGGAGCACCACTTCAGTATAGGGATAATCAGGAACCCCAGTCCAGTGTTGGGATAATATTGGGAGCACCACTTCAGTATAGGGATAATCAGGAACCCCAGTCCAGTATAGGGACAATCAGGAGCCCCAGTCTGGTATTGGGATGACATTGGGAGCACCACTTCAGTATAGGGACAATCAGGGACCCCAGTCCAGTGTTGGGATAATACTGGGAGCACCAGTCCTGTACAGGAACAACTGGGAACCCCAGCCCAGTATTGGGATAACATCGGGAGCACCAGTCCTGTATAGGGATCATCTGGACCCCCAGCCTGGTATGGGAATAATGGCAAGGAGTCCCAGCTCCAGATAGGGATAATAGGGAACCCCAGACCAGTGGAAGGATAATGGGGGATCCCAGGCACAACAGGGGTCCCCACCCCCACACAGGAATAACCTGGAACCTCAGCCTTGTCTCGCAATACTCTGGGCTCAGAGCCCAGTATAGAAATAACCATACCAGACCCCAGGTACCCCCATCCCCATACAGGGATaacaggagaccccagccccttATAGGAATAACTGGAGTTCTGGGTCTGGTATGTTGACAAGAGGGAATTCCAACTGAGTATAGGGATAACGAGTGCCCC from Melospiza melodia melodia isolate bMelMel2 chromosome 28, bMelMel2.pri, whole genome shotgun sequence includes the following:
- the SYPL2 gene encoding synaptophysin-like protein 2, with translation MSEPGAPAAGDKPPRLQDRVLRGLRWGRLQEPLGFIKVLEWLFAIFAFGSCGSFSGETGATVKCEGGGMTAISIQFGYPFRLYQIPFGMPNCEDESEARTLYLVGDFSAPAEFFVTLGVFSFLYSMAALVLYLRFHSLYTENTKLPFTDFCVTVCFAFFWLVAAAAWGKGLSDVKAATRPSALIAAMAVCQADGVLCNAGTTPAMGLANISVLFGFLNFLLWAGNCWFVLRETPWLRPPAPRDSAAEQGAIDKQ